The genomic DNA GTTGAGCCGGTCGAAGACCTCGTTGGTGGACGCGATGCCACCCTGCTCCCGGTCCGAACTCGAGAACGACTGCCAGTTGGCGGCAACCCCTGCCGCCAGCAGCCCCAGCGTCACCAGATAGGGCCTGCGGATGCCCTTGGCCATGGTTGCGCCGATCACGACGACCACCACGAAGCCGAAGTACACCGCCCGGGTGTGGGTGAGGTAGATGGCGTACGTGCACGCGGCCGCGATGGTCCACAGCAGCAGCCGGCGCCAGCGGGGATGGGGCAGTGTGCTGGCGAGCAGGACGGCGACGGCGTAGCCGATGATCAGCACGACGCCGTTGGCGCCAGGCTGATTCAGTAGTCCATTGGCGCGCTCGGTGTAATTCGGCGCATCGACGACGTAGCGCGGCCACACCAGCGCCCGGGGGCCGGTGAACTGCATGATGCTCACCGCGGCGGAGTACGACGCGAAGGCCAGCGACGCGACGAGCAGTGTCCGCACCGCGGCCAGCGTCGTGATCGCCGAACGGGCGACGAAGTAGACGACGAACGGAATCACCGTGCCGATGAGCAGGTAGCGCCACAGCGAGAGTTGGTCGGTGAGTTCGGGATCCACCAGCGCGGGCAGCTCGTGGCTACCCAGGATGGAGAACACGTTCCACGCGACGTATAGCAGCATGGCGATCTCGATGCCGCCCAGCTTGAGACGATGCCGGCGATTCGCCGCCCACCACGCCCCGAAGGACACGACGAGCAATGCGAACGCGGCCAGGAACGGGTCGGCCCCGACACTGGGCAGCGCCAGACGCATCAGGAGCGTGACGAGCAACAGGATCACGGCCCACAGCGGGCTACGCAGACCGACCACGACCAGCGGCACGGCTACGGCGACGGTGAGGGCAGTCCCGGCGAACCCGCCCGAGAGCCCGGCACCTGCAACGGTGGCGGCCGCGGCAACGCCGAGCAGCGCCGCGACTACGAGGCGAACCGTCCACTGCGACCGGCTGCAGGTCTCCGGTTCACCCGTGGGTAGCGCGGTGTCGACCATCAGGACCGCCCCCGCGCGGTGCGCTCGACGAGCACGACGCCGACCAGTCGTCCGTCGACCTGCGCCACGGTGCGGATCGATTCCTGGACGTCGATCAGCGAGGTGCCCACCTCGACGACCAGCACCACGGAGTCACTCAGGTCACCGAGCACCTGGGCCTCCCCGGCTCGCGACATCGACGGCGTACTGACGACGATCAACCGGGCCCGTTCGCGAAGGCTGGTCAGCACGGCCTGCACGGCTGCCCTGTCGAACAACTCGTACGGATCGCCGTTCGTGGTGCCGGGCCGGACCACGTCGAGGTCGTCGGCCGTGTTCTCCACCATGAAGTCGACCTCGGAGGGCGCCCCGGACGCCAGTAGTTCGGCCAGACCCGGTCGCTTGTCGCCGCCGTCGCGCAGATCGGCCTGCACCAGCACGGTCCGCTCGCCCTGTGCCGCGCGTTGTCTCGCGATGTCGTCGGCCAGGTCGTGTGCCGCACGGCCCGTGCCCGCGGGCGCCACGGAAACGGTCACGGGGCGGCCGTCGGCGTCGCGCACCAGGAGATTCAGCAGGTGTTGCACCCGAACGGCACGGGTTCCCGCGTGCGCGGCATCGCCAGGGGCGGGAAGCACGTCGAGCGGTTCGATCCCTAGCTTGTCGACGAGGTCGTAGTCCGTGTCGATGCGCCGTGCCGCGTTCGCCGCGAACAGCGCAGCAGCACATCCCAATACGAGACCCGCCGCGAGCGACATGGCAATCGTGGTGACCCGACCCGCGCCGATCTCGGTGACACCGCCCTCTGGTTCGAGCAGCGTGACCTGGTTGGACGTGTCGGCATTCAATTCGTTGATCTGCGTCTGCAGGGAATTCTGGGCGTCCACCGCCTCCGGATCGGTGCGGTCGCCGTACTCGGCACGCAACCGCTCGAGCATCGCCGCCACGTTGTCGTCCCGTTGCGACACCATCGAGGCGTTGATCTCGGCGGCGAACGTCCGCGCCATCGCGGTCGCCGCGCTCTGTGCGGTCTCGGCCGACCCCGACGTCGCGGTGACGAAGAAGACCGGACCCAGTCCCGCGGTGCGAGCGCTGAATCCGCCGACGTCGCCGGTCACCTTCGCCCGGTCGGCCAGGCCGCTGGCGTAGTCGCCCTCGTTGAAGAACATCACGTAGCCCTGCGACAGCGCCGCGTCCTCCAGCGGGGCGCGGTTCACGCTCGCCGCCGACAGCACCGCCTGGCCGGTGTACTGGGTCGTCGACGCCGCGGCCGCGGCGATACCGCCGAGACCGGCGATCGCGACGATGGCCGCGACGAGCCACTTGCGTCGGCGGATCCGATCGACCTGGATGGCCAGGCCGCCGGGGCGCCGGTCGGTCGGGGTCAGTGGATCCGAGTGCACCCGAGCCTCAGTGGCGTCCGGTGTCGGAGTATTCGTGCGGGTCAACGGTCGTCCCCTTCGAGAGATCGGGGATCGCGCGGATCCCATGGGTCGCTGCGAGCGACGTCAGTTCACGCGGCAGACGTCGGTCATGCCGAGAGATCGGATGTAGGACTCGTCGACGTCGTCGCCGCGATAGCGGAAGGACGTGGTGTCGGCGACGGGGACCGGCGAGCAGGACTCGCCGAGTCGCGCGATGAGGTCATTGCGCACGTAGAACCACGTACCGGAGGCCGTGATCGGCGAATACGCCGTCCGAAACTGCGTCAGCGCGTAGACGTCTGAGGCACTCGACCAGACGGAGTGCGTGATGATCGCATCGGGTCGATGGCTCGCCAGGTACGGACCAAGCGCCCGGTAGCCGTTGCGGGCGAGTTCGCGGTTGGTCAGAAGTCCGGAGTCGAGGATCTCGAAGTTCTCGCAGCACAGGCTGGCTCCCCCGACGTCGGGGGTCAGCAGCGAGAACTGCTCGGCGCCGAGTGCGCGCCGCACGGTGTCGACCGCCTCGGCCGAATCACGGTAGGCCGCGGGGGTGATCGCGTCCGTGCGACCGGGTTCCAGTACCGCGTCGACGCGTTCGCCGTCGACGCCGTAGCAGGCCACCGCCAGCATGGCGACGACGACGCACGCCAGCCGCATCGGCGACTCGAGTGCTCGCATCGCGCGGGGGAGGCAGAACGCCACGTTCACGACGGCCAGTGCCACCAGCGACTGTTCCATCCGGCCGAGGTATCCCCAGTTCGGACCGAGCACCAGGTTGGCGCCCACCACTCCGGCGAGGTAGCCCACGGCGAACGCGATTGCCGGTGACACCGTCCGTGCTCGCAGCCGGGCCAGCGGGTTCGGCAGAGCGGGGAACCGCCTGCCGAGCAGGGCTCCGGCGCCAACGATCAGTCCTGGGGTCACCACGAGCAGTAGCTCCTTGACCACGGTCTTGCTCATCGCGACGCGTTCTGCGAGCGAGGTGCCGTACGGGTATGGGGGAGACTGCTTGGCCAGCATGGTGTTTGGCAGCACCGAGTCGAACACGGCGTAGCGCAGTGCGGTCAACAGGAGCGCGGAGGCGAGCACGCCGAGGATCAGCGCACCACCGCGGCGACGACTGCGCGTGACCAATGCGATCAGCACGGCACCCGCGATGACGTAGCCCGACGCCTCGAGCCGGATCCAGGGGATGAGCGCTGCGAGCGCGAACAGGACGGACGTGGGGCGCCGGGTCCGCAGCGCCCACAGGACGGCCAGGGTGACGGCGCTCAACGCCGTCATCTCCATGCCGTTGGCGGTCTCGTTCAGGAATGCGGTGGAGACGAACACCACGAAGGACACCACGACGGCGGACCGGCCAAGGAAGGGGCGGAGCAGTCGGTGCAGCAGTACGGCGCCGACTGCTGCGAACAGACCCGCCCACAGCTGGCTGGCCAGCACCATGCCGTCGAAGCCCAGCGGCAGTACCCGGTAGGTCGCTGCGAGCAGCGCCATCCAGAATGGGCTCGAATAGCCCTCCACCACTTCCGACAACGGTGTCAGCGCGATGCGCCCCGTGTCGGCGAACGTGCGCGCGAACGCGACGGTGATCGATCCGTCGTCCCAGCCCCGCATGCCCACCAGCAGTGCCACCGCGGCGTGGACCGCGATAACCGCGACGAACAGCATCGACGCCGTCGACGTGGTGACGGTACGGCGGGACTCAGTCAGCAACATCGATGACGATCCGCGTCGGGTTGGTCAGCGCCGTGACGTCGAAGGCGGGCTGATTGCCGTTGACGGTGACGAACACCTGCGTGATGCCCGCGCCCTGAGCCGAGAACTGAACGGTGTTGATCTGTGGCGTGGCCTGGTCGAAGACGACCGGCGGTCCGGTGTAGCCGGCAGGGCTCGAGAAGGGGCTCGGCGTCTCGAGGACAAGGACCTCCAGGACGGACTGCCCCGGTAGCGCGAGCACCTGGCCGGTGCCGTTCTGCAGCGGTGTCGTCACGTACTGGGCGGTCCACCCGGGCACCGCGGTGCCGGTGAAGGTCAGCACCGCGCTGTCGTGATCGCCCTGGCGGGCGACGGCCATGCTCGTCATCGAGATCGCCAGCGCCTCGGCGTCGGGTCTACGGGTCTTGCGTCCGATTCCCGCCTGTCGCAACGGAACCGGCTGCGAGGCGGTGGTGGGCGCCGACGACGTCATGGGCGCCGTGCTCTCGCCGGCAGACACGGCGTTGCTGCATCCGGACGCGAGTATCGCCAGGCAGACGAGCGGCGCCAGGTAGGCGGCGGTGCGGCGGCTAGCTCTCATGGTGCATCGTGTCAGCTCCATCGGTCACCTCACCAAGACGATTCCGTCGTGGCCGTCGATGGTGACGGAGGCGGCGCGTACGCCGTCGTTCGTCACCGGGTCTTGGGTGCCCTGCAATCTCGCGTAGGGCCGTTCGAGTTCGATGCTGACCCGGCTGGGCGTGGTGTTCAACAGCACTATCCCGTTCTCGAAGTCGCGTCGCAGCACCCCGCCCAAGGGCGAACCGGTGCCTGCCTCGCGTGGTCGGGTGAGTGCGTCGACCGTCGGGTCGGGCTGCAGCGGACGGCCGAGGTAGCCCGGGCCGCGCCCGGCGCCATCCATCTCGTCGTAGTACTCGAGGACGCCGTAGTCCTTGCCCATCGGGGCCCAGTAGCCGTCCTGCAGCAAGGTGGCCACGAACCGGAACCTGGCCTTGCGCAACGCCACCGGTGAGCCCGGCGCCTCGCGGTCGGTGTTGACGTTGATCGAGACCGACGGCTGGCGCTGTCCGCCGCTGGACGCGGCGTCGACATAGGAGTAGACGTCGTCGATCGGGTCGGGCCGCACGGCGGGATCGGCGAAGCTCTCGAACACCCGTCCGTTGAGCAGGCCGTCGCGCAGAGTGCGGTTGCCGTTGGCCACCAGGATCGCGGTGGGCAGCGCGCTGCGCAGCCTGCGCTCACCAATGGTGAGGCCCCGGTCCCACGGGCCCCCTGGCGCGTAGATCTCGGCGTCGGTCTCGTCGACGCCATCGCGGTCGACGTCCCAGCGGTCGGCATCGGCGGTCCAGATGCGGTCACCCCAGACGTCGAGGAAGACCCCGTCCCAGATGCCAGCCGTCCAGACGGTGTCGACGATCCAGTCGGCGGCGTACTCCACGAAGAGCCGTCCGTCGACCCGCGGTGCGCGATCGGTGAGGTTCGCCATCACGCGGTCCTCCCACTCGTGCACGGGTGCGCCGGCCGCCGTCTTGGCGAGCCACTGGTCGGGGAATCGAAAGGCCTTGTCGTCCTTGGTGATCTGCCACATCGCGTAGGCGTTGCGCCAATATTCGTGGGACCCGATCTCGTGTACCGAGTCCACGACGTTGACGTAGGCCAGCAGTTCGAGGCGCGGGTTGCGCGCGTGCAGCCGATCGAAGAACGAACGCGGCATCCGGTGGGCCCACTCGTTGTCGATCACGACGACGTCGTAGCGGGCGAGTTCGTCGACCGGCGGCAGTTCGTCCTGGTCGAGGTAGTAGGCGGCGGTTCTGGGGAACGTCGGCCCGGTCTCTGCGGCGCGGATGGGTTCGGCGCGCGACGTCGCGGTGCCGACGTTCGCGGCGCTGCAGGACGCGATGAGCGCGGCCACCATCGAGTAGACGACGGCTCTGGTCACGACGCGCACGAGATCAGCCACCCTCGACCACGGCGGTCTTGAGCTTGCCGCTCTTGCCGCGCGGTATCTCGGTCATGACGCGCAGCGTCACGTTCTGCCCTGCTCCGATGTAGCGGTCGACGTTGCGTCGCACTGCCGCATCGACGATGGGTCGCTCGAAACCTCCCGCGGGGGTGACGCGCACCTCGAAGCGCCCGGCTCCGAGTTGCGCGATCTGCGCCTCGCGCACACCGGTCAGATCGTCGACGACGGTGCCGGGCAACGGGATCGGCCTACCGTCGGCGGCGGTGAACGAATCCTCGACGCGGCCGTAGACGGGGTGTAGTCGGGGGAACGAGCGCCCGCATGCGCACTGTTGTCCGGGTTCGGGGCCCACCTCGTCACCGGTCCGGTAGCGGAACAGCGGGAAGCCCCAGTTGTGCAGCGGTGTGCCGACGAGTTCCCACCGATCCGGTGCACCGGGTACCGGCAACGACTCGGCGATGCCGTAGTCCGGGAAGACGTGATACCCGCCGCGCTCGCAACCGCCTGCCATCAGCACGCGTTCGGTCTGGCCGTAGTGGTCGACCACGGGGCCGCCGAAGGTGTCGGCGATCAGCGCACGGCGTGCGTCGCTCATGGTCTCCGACGACGTGATGACCGCGGTGACGGGCAGCCGTTCGCCACGTTCGCGCAGCAGCGAGGCGAGCAGGGCGATGCTCGACGGCCAGCCTTCGATGGCATCCGGGGTGAAGGCCCGGACGTCGGTCAGGATGGCGTCCAGCGTGGCCGGGGTGAGGTGGAAGCTGGACACCAGGAGTTGGTGGGCGCCGGGCACCTCCTTGGTGACCCGGCCCGGTTCGTCGGCGGCGAAGGCGCTGCCCCGCAGGATGACCCGACGTGCTCCGGGACGTAGGCCGAACCACGACCACTGCCGTTCGAGCGCGCACAGTTCGTACACCGACGAGCCCTGGGTGCGGTAGACACGGACCGGTCGCCCCGACGTGCCACTCGAACTCGAACTCCACATCAGGCGTCGGGGGTAGGTGCGGAAGGCCTCTGGGTCGGCCGCGAGATCGTCGCGCGTCAGCAGTGGCAGCAGGTGGAGATCGTCGAGCGTGGTGATCGAACGCGGGTCGATGCCGCTGTCCCGGAAGTACCGGCGATAGAACGGGGACGCCGAGGCGGCGAAGCGGACCAGGGCGCGCAGT from Mycolicibacterium arabiense includes the following:
- a CDS encoding P-loop NTPase family protein, translating into MHSDPLTPTDRRPGGLAIQVDRIRRRKWLVAAIVAIAGLGGIAAAAASTTQYTGQAVLSAASVNRAPLEDAALSQGYVMFFNEGDYASGLADRAKVTGDVGGFSARTAGLGPVFFVTATSGSAETAQSAATAMARTFAAEINASMVSQRDDNVAAMLERLRAEYGDRTDPEAVDAQNSLQTQINELNADTSNQVTLLEPEGGVTEIGAGRVTTIAMSLAAGLVLGCAAALFAANAARRIDTDYDLVDKLGIEPLDVLPAPGDAAHAGTRAVRVQHLLNLLVRDADGRPVTVSVAPAGTGRAAHDLADDIARQRAAQGERTVLVQADLRDGGDKRPGLAELLASGAPSEVDFMVENTADDLDVVRPGTTNGDPYELFDRAAVQAVLTSLRERARLIVVSTPSMSRAGEAQVLGDLSDSVVLVVEVGTSLIDVQESIRTVAQVDGRLVGVVLVERTARGRS
- a CDS encoding phenylacetate--CoA ligase family protein, translating into MAPRVPAVSITHRARTMHPLRPAMRRELSRLERAGADEIRRTQERRLRALVRFAASASPFYRRYFRDSGIDPRSITTLDDLHLLPLLTRDDLAADPEAFRTYPRRLMWSSSSSGTSGRPVRVYRTQGSSVYELCALERQWSWFGLRPGARRVILRGSAFAADEPGRVTKEVPGAHQLLVSSFHLTPATLDAILTDVRAFTPDAIEGWPSSIALLASLLRERGERLPVTAVITSSETMSDARRALIADTFGGPVVDHYGQTERVLMAGGCERGGYHVFPDYGIAESLPVPGAPDRWELVGTPLHNWGFPLFRYRTGDEVGPEPGQQCACGRSFPRLHPVYGRVEDSFTAADGRPIPLPGTVVDDLTGVREAQIAQLGAGRFEVRVTPAGGFERPIVDAAVRRNVDRYIGAGQNVTLRVMTEIPRGKSGKLKTAVVEGG
- a CDS encoding AMIN-like domain-containing (lipo)protein; this translates as MRASRRTAAYLAPLVCLAILASGCSNAVSAGESTAPMTSSAPTTASQPVPLRQAGIGRKTRRPDAEALAISMTSMAVARQGDHDSAVLTFTGTAVPGWTAQYVTTPLQNGTGQVLALPGQSVLEVLVLETPSPFSSPAGYTGPPVVFDQATPQINTVQFSAQGAGITQVFVTVNGNQPAFDVTALTNPTRIVIDVAD
- a CDS encoding putative glycoside hydrolase, yielding MTRAVVYSMVAALIASCSAANVGTATSRAEPIRAAETGPTFPRTAAYYLDQDELPPVDELARYDVVVIDNEWAHRMPRSFFDRLHARNPRLELLAYVNVVDSVHEIGSHEYWRNAYAMWQITKDDKAFRFPDQWLAKTAAGAPVHEWEDRVMANLTDRAPRVDGRLFVEYAADWIVDTVWTAGIWDGVFLDVWGDRIWTADADRWDVDRDGVDETDAEIYAPGGPWDRGLTIGERRLRSALPTAILVANGNRTLRDGLLNGRVFESFADPAVRPDPIDDVYSYVDAASSGGQRQPSVSINVNTDREAPGSPVALRKARFRFVATLLQDGYWAPMGKDYGVLEYYDEMDGAGRGPGYLGRPLQPDPTVDALTRPREAGTGSPLGGVLRRDFENGIVLLNTTPSRVSIELERPYARLQGTQDPVTNDGVRAASVTIDGHDGIVLVR